The sequence below is a genomic window from Glycine max cultivar Williams 82 chromosome 20, Glycine_max_v4.0, whole genome shotgun sequence.
TATTCTCATCATTCACTCTGTAGATGAAGAATAATATGTGTTTAATGGAATTTTATGTCTTTAATTTCATTGATATTTAGTTCcacatttaattcttttatctccaatattaaatcaattttactgAGGGCGaaccctggtgcagcggtaaagttgtgccttggtgacttgttggtcatgggttcgaatccgaaaacagcctctttgcatatgcgagggtaaggctgcgtacaacatccctcccccatacctttgcatagcgaagagcctctggacaatggggtacgaagttttttttttttttattaaatcaattttaccatctttacatttttgttcttcccaaGTTTTAAAGGgcttatcttttaaaaaaataaggtttAAATGGGGCATACCTTAAACCTTTTTTTGTCAAGAAGCTTGAATTCCTCCTGACCAAGAAGCTTTGATACTGAATTTGTTTAACAGGTAAAGCAGAAAACTCTCATCATTTGGGGAGAGAATGATCGCATAATCAGCAATAAGCTTGCAGTGGTTAGTTAGTACATAGCACTCTACTTGTCTATGACATGATGATGAACACAAAAGATATTACACGACATGCTGGAAAATCTTggttttgaaatataattctcTTTATTTCTGTTATTTGACTGCTAGGAGACTATATTGCCTGCTAATACTATGAGTGCAGTTGACTTGTGAACTTTTACTCTTTCAGCGACTGCATTGTGAATTAGCTGATGCCATTATACGCCAAATACCCGATTGTGGTCACCTTCCTCATGTTGAAAGACCAGATTCTGTTGTCAAAttcattgttgaatttgttCAGAGCAAAACCAACACAGAAAAGGAATGTGTTTCACCCGTATGACAAGGAAGCATGCTCTGTCCATGTTGTAGTTGTGTTGGACACTATCCGTGTTAGACActttaaatatttctagttgcattttttaattttttttgttactctttttttttttctcaactatACTCCAATACAAAATagaaatcacaaaaaataatatactatGGCATTTTATTATGCCTTAAATGATTCATGATCACTTTTAAAACATCAATTCTCTTTTTTGATTTAAGATTTGTGTTTATGTTAATTCTATACCACTTatataccttgtattatagcaATGGTGTTTcctatactttttaaaatttgctGTATTGTGTGTACGTCGTATCATATCAATAATCAACATCATGTGTTATATCTACTTTTCTAGTATGAAAGTTGAGcttctttttgtcattctcTATCTAAGAAGACAAAAGAACAGTTGGCATTTTGGGAAAAGGAGCCATCAATTATATTGCAAAGTATATCTGTGGAAAGGGTAAAATATGTTGTTTTTAGTCTATGAAAAGTTTTGATAAAAATTGGTATTAGTCTccgtattttaattttgatcaatttagtctctgaattttagaaaaatagtgATTCTTATCCCTCATTATAAATGGTAAAGAGAGAATATTGAAAAtccctatttttttatataaaatttaggaatcaaattgataaattttactggaaataaaatctgaaaacatattttaccttttgtgGAAATATACTCTTCCCTTACAAGATTTATAGATAGGGGTAGAGCCTCATAGTTGAATGGTATGCGTTTGGTATGTTATGCAGTGATCGATTCTTTTGAATGTTGATGAATTTTACTTATTGAAGCATATAAACTTTCAATTCAAAAGTATTAGAGATCATTCATATCGAGGAATATCAACTTTCAATGGATAAGTATTATTCGGATATAATTCTTAATAGTTGTTTCTTCAAGATTTTGTTGAGAATGACACTTCTTCCCATTTTTTAGGTCATTAATTTGGACGAAAGGACCCTCGAAAGATAGCAAAATATACAAAGTTGCTGTGAGTCATGCTTGTCTTGTCTACCTTAACCTTTAGTTATTTTCTGACTAGGGTGTTAGACAGGATGGAAATTCGAAGGAATCATTCTAAGCATAAATAAGTACCAAcctcaatttaataaaaaaagaagtaccAACCTCAATTTATTGGAGGAATCATGCACAGTATCTGTAGCTAGGAAAAAGTCATGTAACGATTtggctaatttttttatttatttttatatagaaaataatatatttgttgatAATATAAACCATTTTTCTATTATCAATAAATAAGAATTTATTGTTGCCCacttataacaaaaataaaataaaataagttggatttttcaataattacttaaaagtaatttataatatgatttcTGATTAATTGAGGGaacatagaaattaaattctactttttcccaatctgaaaagaaaaaacaaaatacatggatcaaatttctataattttaagtATCAACTTTTTGCATaagcttttaaataaaatcGTGAACAAGAAGCAAGTTATGCTTGTTGATgatttcatttaaatatattttcaattatttatttagagacaaataaattttaagtatttcTAAATAATATTTCCCTATTTCgtttgcaattaaaaaaatgccTATGTGAAAACATGtactatatgtttttatttatttatttcagatTTGTCGGCTATGCATGGCATGATGTCAAACTAAAATTATTCTAACTTGTTATTGACTTTTATTGGCAATTACGTCCAAAGGAAAAATTGTTCCACAGCATGAATGAAATGCCACTGCGGAAAGAGAAAGTGATAGAAAATTCACAAGTGACctcgtattattattattattgatacaGTGACCTTTGAACCACCTTTTCTTTAATGTGCACTGGTTCTATTgggaacttagaattttcaaaaACCATTTGTAGCTTCTTAAAGTAGAAAGAGTACCATGGCACCTAGTTTTTTCTATAGATATACAGCTtaatagtaatttaaaaatattaggcaagtaaataattcataaattattaaaatgaattatgataaataataaattttcccTTTACCTTTGGGGAAAAAATGAcgattaagtttcaaaatacaTTGCAACATTCAACAATATACCTCAAAATAACATTAATGTgtgttttgaataatttttaattgtaccaaaatcaattccaaaatttcaaaatgaccatAAAGGCTAAAGTGACAATAAATAACTTTTTCACTGTAATTTTGAAAGTCAGAATTAATTTTAGAGGTATTCAAATACAGATCAATGCTAATTGTTAGTGAGAGGAATTGGAACCCTTAACCATTCCTTCTTTCTTCAATTATCTAATCAATCTTATAATCATGGAATCCAAACACATTACTAAGGGAGTATACGGTAAGTTCcttcttaaataaaatgaaacaccTTAAATAGTATAGTACAAGAGCTTTTAACTAGTCTTTGCCCAACCAACTTTTGGTCACACGTACCAAGgactaaaacttgaaaaaaatgaatgaacaaTGGCATTAAATGGAAATCACGCATGGAAgagttaaaaaaggaaaaaaaaaatatatttgagagACGTAGACAGCCAGCTAacatgaaattgatttttttaaatataaattgaatcatgaataaaataaaattatatataaattatatccgTATAACTTTGActactattatattatttttataacttgatatactgtattttttgttcaaatcgttaaataatatttacatgtTATTAAAATTGTCTatcaaattttttcaaaattaaataataataaaaaataattaaataatctatataatctatatattatatatatatatatatatatatatatatatatatatatatatatccggATTCCATGATGTAGAAATGGAGAAAAGTCAAGAggaaaattcaatcaaattctACTTCCAAATCCAAATTCCCTACATACTCAAAATATAACACCACTAAACCAGAAAACCAAATTCCCTACTCTTCTTTCActaggaagaaagaaagaaaaaaaaaaaagaaaaaccggTTTTGCTTGTGGAAGATTCCCAGAAGCAAAATTACATGAAAACCCCCCACAATTTTTTTCCTAGTCCAGTGGTGCCACTGTACCTTTTAGTTTAGACCCTCATTGCTAACCAAAGGGTTAGAACAAAAAAGAGCAATAGCAACTTAGTGTTGTTAGTGGGTTTTAAACTAGCTCCATTGGCATTGTTGATACCAGTTGTAGATGTTGGACTTATTGCAAATGTGGGTGTTGTACCACCTGTTGATGGTGTTGTGCCTGGTGGTGAACCAGTAGATGGTGTTGTTCCTGCATTGCTGCaagaaagacaaaataaaaaatatcaacatataTAATGTGTGATTGGAAATAAGTTAAAAACTCTGTTTGGCGATTTCCTACTTTCCTAGGCAGCAAACGTGACCGGCTAAAATTGTTACTTCTTCGTTGAACGGAAAACAACTTtaacacaaacacaacaataataGGTCTTTAAGTAATGAAAGGAGGACGAATAactaatttcattaattaaattaaacattatacATAAGTACAGACCTAGGAAATGTTTGTGAAACATCCAAATTATGCCAGCTCATATTTCAACAGAGTAAGCCTGTGACATTTGCTAGTAAGATGACTTTTCTGTAATAATGTACATGAACCCCAAAAAAGGGACTTTTATCTTTAGGTACTGTACTATTGGGAGTCTGCAAGTCTCCGTTTTTGGTGGTTGGCCGAGTAGTTTGCTCGAATTTAGAGGATCTAATacatttaaataagaaaaaaactttatcttctggtagaaagataaagataaaccctaaatattaaaaactatctattattaaagaaaaaatagaataagaTCATATCTTTTTCTATTTACATTATCTTTATCTTAGAAGTAGAATATTCTCATCTCAATTCATATATTGATATTTGTGTACTTTTAGGTCTCTAACTTAAGTGTTAAAGTGTCTTTATAGGTACACTCAATCAGCTTTCAGGGAGGAATGCCGCCGTGAGAAGGTCTTACCAAATTGGATAAGAACATGTATAAAACAAACTAGTTTCGGAGCCACATTGCCAACTtcgaaattaaaagaaatgaatTTCAGTTTTTTGAAATGCTTTTTAGATTATGCTAAGTGAAGATTAGACAAGGAATAAAATAAGGTATAATGCTGAAAATGACCAATGCTTCCAACCacctcaaagaaaaaaaagtggaaactggaaaagaaaagaatagaaaaactgggtaaaaaaaaaagaatcacatttAAATCGGAGTACAAGAAAAAgggatatattaaaaattcctTGAACTTCCAGAGAGGAATTCACCTCAAGATTCCAACCTCACACAGTCCCACTCGATAGGCTGAAAATTCCTTGAATTTCCAGAGAACTTATCCAATTCAATTGAtgcataacaaataaaaaaataaaaaatcaaacaagaccCTAGTAATTAAGAAACATACCTAGGACTTGAAGGGTAGACACATCCAGATGATGTAgctgtagaaaaaaaatacacaagaaAGAGAAGAACATTAGTAAAAGTGAAATTCTAGAATGTGTACCAAAAATAGATAGGTTTGGAGTTATACTTACTAGGTGGATTTGCATTGGTTGTGGCAGCACCTGCAAAATCACAGGTTCCAGGAGCATTACCCTTTCTTTGGTAATAGCTATTAACTGCATAGTTACAGTGATCCTTCACAGTGTTGGGTTGGTAACAAGCTCCATTTTGGAGAATAGGGGTACAGTCAGCTCCAGTTCCACAAGCATAATCTATTGCTTTCTGAAGGGTTTGATCACTCACACCATCTTTGCATATACAGTAAAGAGCACCTATTGCAAATCAAATAAaccagaaacataaaaaaacagTTAGTTCACACCATAATCCTATCTTATCAATATAACAACATGAGAAGCATGTTTTTTCAATACAAAAGAGatcaaaattacattaaaaataaaatatatcattcagAATTTCCTTTAAAATCACTCTCTAAAATCTTTCATCTTTCAGAACCTTAGAAAAGAGAAGATCCTTTATAGAAAAGACCCAGAACTAAAGCAAGGAAAAAGTCTAGAAACAGCAATTAATCATATGAACCCACCTCAGAAAAGTAAGGGTGAgttatcattattataattttaaaagggaAGCTTTTTGAATCAAATGTTGAAACTTgataaaaaacacacacacacacagacaaaaTCAGTGCAGGGTACTTACTTGAATGATAAGTGAAGGCTAGGAAAAGCACAAGATACACCAAAAGAGCCATAACAAgagaaaattgtttattttgagGTAAATTGAATGATCCTGATGGAggcagagagaaagaaaaagaaagacagATGAAAAGAATAATGCGTTTTTTCTAGGACAAGAAAGGACCAGTCTCTGTCTCAGACACTATTTATATTAACTGGCTTGTGTTTTActacattattaaattaatttacgttattaaattaaattatattgtatatgGTAGAAAGTACAAACATAGGAGGGGCTGTTATGGGGAATTGTGTACATACCACGTAAGCATTTTGGAGTTATAAGTTGTTGAATGGCTGGCTACTTtgtcatatattttttggacgGTACTATACACGTGTGGTTGAAAGTTAAGTCAATATTGTTTAGGTTGGCAATGTGGAAGGGTTAATGGACCATTCCAATGTGAGACGTatcatgggttgagagacaatTAACATTCACGTTAAAAAATAGTagcctaaaatttaattttttgtttcctttattttctaaatttttaagcttttagtttctctattttttaaatgaaatatttcatccatcatttttaaaaagttgacaatttaatcttttgttttttaattgaaatattttatattttatttttaaaaaattaattattttagtccttatgaCTAATTTTAAATGTTGATCTATATACTTAATTGACTCGCAattgtttgtttattatatatataacaaatattttttttaaattacttaattggtaacaaactttatttattaaaaataaaattaaaaaaaaatacactgtTAACAAGTTTGAAATTgactaagaaattaaaattttcaatttttttaaaagcaaggACAGAATGTCTCAATAAAAAGATAGGAGAacttaaaaatacaatttttttaaaaaataaataataaaatatctcaattaaaaaataacaaaaaaaaataaaaaatatttaaaaaataaagaaacaaaaattacattttaatctAACTCTTTCAATTGGATAGAATCCATGAAATTAGAtcatcatattaaatatttgataatacaCCCCATACTAAAAAATTGATCCTTATTTATCAATCACATCtaatttactttctgttaaaaaaggtaaaggtaatttgttttgaaaataaatatgacaCCTTGgacattatattaataataattgatatagAACAATGATTGACAcacttaataatatatatatatatatatatatatatatatatatatatatatatatatatatatatatatatgttttccaaaaagaaaattgaaatgcacggattaaatatttattttatggataCACATCTGTAATAAAAAACAAGAATATATGTTTTCTATAATCTGATTTTGTGATTATTAGATTAGGAAAATAATTTGGAtcaaatataattgttttgttttgtgttattGAAGtggtaaaatataattgtttcctattataatattattaatataatgttaaaatatactttttaatgaattcgttttatttttgtattattttttgcactttttaagttaattaaatataaatttgactaaaattagtgaatattaataagatttttttggtatttattataatttttgttttaatttattaatcattttttatttgtatgaaatttatataacgagtataaattaatatgattataatttagtttaattttaattataaagtattgacaaataaattttcaaaaaatatatatatttcatcatatttaagtttattgaataataataatattattcaaactCATTTAAATTGTAACGTGACTGAATCTAAAAATGtatgtattttaaattgattgtgttgtaataaaataaaatagattgcGCTTAAAaagtatgaatttaatttattacatgataattttattacgtaattaatataatttttataattgatattttattttactgcaACTTAGTGTTTtcatttattgtaatattcactatgattattatatgataaatatttgacATGGTCACTTGGTGGAATTAGGAAAAGCTGCATGTTGCAGTCAAAAAAAGGAAACGCTGTAGGCAGTGGCCgagcttggattttttttttttttgaaggggCCAACATAATtaagatatattatataatttaatgtagtaatttttattatagttttttatgGTTGATTTtaagcatttaaaaataatattcaaatattaattattttttaattaactatttttatgatatcaaaatatctttttttgtaCTTTATTAATAGCATttttagacttttttttaatgaaaatatactTTTGTATGATACtactgaattaaaaaaaatagagaatttatttttaaattatttttgtgaaaaattcttcaagatatattaaatttttatgtaaaacaaaatttgtatgaaaatatataaatattaaaatttactatgattttttaacaaatttatgaaaatattcatatttttgtcaattaatcaataaaatagttttttttaacaatgattCAATGGTtaacatatgaaaaatattattaacgtTTAATATTAGTCATATGtacttatttttatcaaaaataaaatttaaaatgtaataatattcacataaaaaattatttatgaaaataatagtaataaaaaaatgactaaaaatattttcaatttaagacTTAAACATTTTGCTCTCCTTCTTTCCTGCTGTTGAAGTGTTTTACATTGAAATTGGGCAGTATATGCataattataagttataacacaTTTCAATTCTTGCCAAATATgactcaaaaaaataattataatatattaaataaattgaatatcttataatataaaattttcccAGCAAGGCTTTTTATTGAAGTGTATAAcaccttttaatatttttattttctatgaaatttatatattgcatataaattaatatgattagaatttgtacccaaaaaattattatgactaaaatataatttaattttaaccataaaataatgaaaaatgaattttaaaaaattatatattttgtcatATTTATGTTCATTGAATGATAATGATAttctttaaaatcatttaaaagaaATGAGATTGGATCTAAAAATGTATGCATTTTAAATTGATTGcgttgtaacaaaaaaaatggaccgcactaaaaataatataaatttaattgattgcatgataactATATAGTTAACatataattagaataattataataattgctagatattttcatttattgtaGTTTTCACTATGATTATGTGttaactaaatttattaaaaaaaatgtgttaactaaaataatttaaaaaatgaaagatatgtAACAgaatagttaattaaaaaatcttaatatattaatttgcatTTTGATTGATAGTATGtagcaaattaaaatattttatttaaataaatatttaaaaaatctaaaaacaaGAGAAATGTAGTATGCAACAAGTTACACGGTCTAAATTAAGCTTTAATATggtgatttaatttttatacatgaaGACTATAAAGTTAACATAATTAAAGCCTAATTTGCAGTGGAATGAGCATTT
It includes:
- the LOC100776561 gene encoding PLASMODESMATA CALLOSE-BINDING PROTEIN 3, which encodes MALLVYLVLFLAFTYHSSALYCICKDGVSDQTLQKAIDYACGTGADCTPILQNGACYQPNTVKDHCNYAVNSYYQRKGNAPGTCDFAGAATTNANPPTTSSGCVYPSSPSNAGTTPSTGSPPGTTPSTGGTTPTFAISPTSTTGINNANGASLKPTNNTKLLLLFFVLTLWLAMRV